From the genome of Triticum aestivum cultivar Chinese Spring chromosome 3B, IWGSC CS RefSeq v2.1, whole genome shotgun sequence, one region includes:
- the LOC123065588 gene encoding uncharacterized protein → MSALPLGLFSPNLDDTRVCSLTRCASLVLRCHRLVLLWPRGSMFRTSEPIPDVFPVESRDLMSITDTQLGHDGKGTPLCGDADLGLLKSHQRLDHEWMSPMDEFAEAQQGGPYK, encoded by the exons ATGTCAGCTCTGCCGTTGGGTCTCTTTTCCCCCAACCTCGATGACACCAGGGTTTGCTCTCTGACAAGATGTGCTTCTTTGGTGTTGAGGTGCCACAGGTTGGTCTTATTATGGCCCAGAG GATCCATGTTTCGGACATCAGAGCCGATTCCTGATGTATTCCCCGTGGAGTCGCGGGATCTCATGAGCATCACCGATACCCAGCTGGGCCACGACGGCAAGGGCACACCTCTGTGCGGGGACGCCGACTTAGGTTTGCTCAAAAGCCACCAGCGGCTGGACCATGAG TGGATGTCCCCCATGGATGAGTTTGCCGAAGCGCAGCAAGGTGGACCATACAAGTAA